One Treponema pectinovorum DNA segment encodes these proteins:
- a CDS encoding DJ-1 family glyoxalase III → MNVAVFIAPGFEEIEAFTVVDYLRRAEQNVTVVSVPEDGCPVISSVVEGSHGIKVVADVLLKDFINNDSSKNIDAIYFPGGMPGAKNLSDNQFLFELITEFESKGKLVAAMCASPAVVLAHTGILANRKWTCYPGMEDEVSKWCGGDTKAKELLENSTHKKGLPFVLDNNVLTGRGPGTAEQFSMKFVEIAAGRQIADKIHESTCQR, encoded by the coding sequence ATGAATGTAGCGGTATTTATTGCACCAGGCTTTGAAGAAATAGAAGCCTTTACTGTTGTTGATTATCTTCGCCGTGCTGAGCAGAATGTAACTGTTGTCAGCGTGCCAGAAGACGGATGTCCTGTGATATCTTCTGTAGTTGAGGGTAGCCACGGAATAAAAGTTGTTGCAGATGTTTTGTTAAAAGATTTTATAAATAATGATTCCAGCAAAAATATTGACGCGATTTATTTTCCTGGAGGCATGCCGGGAGCAAAAAACTTGAGCGACAATCAATTTTTGTTTGAACTTATAACAGAGTTTGAAAGCAAAGGAAAACTTGTTGCTGCAATGTGCGCTTCTCCTGCGGTTGTATTGGCACACACAGGAATTTTGGCAAACAGAAAGTGGACCTGCTATCCTGGAATGGAAGATGAAGTTTCAAAGTGGTGTGGTGGCGATACTAAAGCAAAAGAACTTTTGGAAAACAGCACACACAAAAAGGGTCTGCCGTTTGTGCTGGACAACAATGTTCTTACAGGACGTGGCCCTGGAACCGCAGAACAGTTTTCAATGAAATTTGTAGAAATCGCTGCTGGAAGGCAAATAGCAGATAAAATCCACGAATCAACCTGCCAGCGATAA